Proteins encoded within one genomic window of Camelina sativa cultivar DH55 chromosome 19, Cs, whole genome shotgun sequence:
- the LOC104764291 gene encoding 3-dehydrosphinganine reductase TSC10A: MELTELHIAESFFTRSMAAIDSLFLLFLIPLIPLSLLAILALIVRPRPIKIPIKSRHVFITGGSSGIGLALAQRAASEGARVSILARSAGKLEEAKKSIQLATGVEVATFSADVRDYDAVSKAIDESGPIDVLVVNQGVFTATELVEHSPEDVKFTIDVNLVGSFNVIKAALPAMKARKDRGPASITLVSSQAGQVGIYGYTAYSASKFGLQGLAQALQQEVIADDIHVTLIFPPDTDTPGFEEEQKSRPEVTSIIAASSGSMKTEEVARKAMDGIKAGNFTVSCNFEGFLLSLATTGMSPQRSCWLAFLEVITAGPIRLVALFFQWDWYKAIEKWSKTKTK; the protein is encoded by the exons ATGGAGTTGACGGAGCTTCACATCGCCGAGAGCTTCTTCACGAGATCCATGGCGGCGATCgattctctcttccttctcttcctcattCCTCTCATCCCACTCTCTCTTCTCGCTATCTTAGCTCTAATCGTACGTCCTCGCCCAATTAAGATCCCTATCAAGTCCCGTCACGTCTTCATCACCGGTGGATCTAGCGGCATTGGTCTTGCCTTAGCCCAACGCGCCGCTTCAGAGGGCGCACGCGTCTCAATCCTCGCCAGATCCGCCGGAAAGCTCGAGGAGGCTAAGAAATCGATCCAGCTCGCTACTGGCGTAGAAGTCGCCACGTTCTCTGCCGACGTTCGCGATTACGACGCTGTGTCAAAGGCGATTGACGAATCGGGGCCGATCGATGTGTTGGTTGTTAACCAAGGTGTGTTTACGGCGACGGAGCTGGTGGAACATAGTCCAGAGGATGTCAAGTTCACGATCGATGTCAATCTTGTTGGGAGCTTCAATGTGATTAAGGCTGCTTTGCCTGCAATGAAAGCAAGGAAAGATCGTGGACCTGCCTCCATTACTCTCGTATCTTCTCAAGCTGGTCAG GTGGGTATCTATGGTTATACTGCATATTCAGCAAGCAAGTTTGGTCTTCAAGGTTTAGCGCAAGCATTGCAGCAAGAAGTTATTGCTGATGAC ATTCACGTCACTCTTATTTTTCCTCCTGACACTGATACACCAGGATTTGAAGAAG AACAAAAGAGCAGACCTGAAGTCACATCCATAATAGCTGCATCCTCTGGTTCGATGAAAACAGAAGAAGTAGCCAGAAAAGCTATGGATGGCATAAAAGCTGGAAAT TTCACTGTCTCATGCAACTTTGAGGGATTCTTACTGTCTCTGGCGACAACCGGCATGTCCCCTCAAAGATCATGTTGGCTTGCTTTTCTTGAAGTTATAACCGCAGGGCCTATAAGATTAGTTGCTCTCTTCTTTCAATGGGATTGGTATAAAGCCATTGAAAAATGgagcaaaaccaaaaccaaatag
- the LOC104764292 gene encoding peroxiredoxin-2F, mitochondrial — protein sequence MAMSILKLRNLSGLRSAANNARIGVSSRGFSKLAEGTDITSAAPGVSLQKARSWDEGVSSKFSTTPLSDIFKGKKVVIFGLPGAYTGVCSQQHVPSYKSHIDKFKAKGIDSVICVSVNDPYAINGWAEKIGAKDAIEFYGDFDGKFHKSLGLDKDLSAALLGPRSERWSAYVEDGKVKAVNVEEAPSDFKVSGAEVILGQI from the exons ATGGCGATGTCAATTCTAAAGCTAAGAAATTTATCGGGTCTAAGATCGGCCGCAAATAATGCCCGGATCGGAGTTTCCTCGAGGGGTTTCTCAAAGCTCGCGGAGGGCACTGACATAACCTCGGCGGCGCCTGGTGTTTCTCTCCAGAAAGCTCGCAGCTGGGACGAAGGCGTTTCCTCTAAATTCTCCACCACACCGTTGTCAGATATCTTCAAG GGGAAGAAAGTTGTCATCTTTGGACTCCCT GGGGCTTACACGGGTGTTTGTTCACAGCAGCATGTCCCTAGCTACAAGAGCCATATTGATAAGTTTAAAGCCAAAGGCATTGATTCTGTTATCTGTGTCTCTGTTAATGATCCTTATGCTATCAATGGTTGGGCAGAGAAGATTGGTGCCAAAGATGCA ATTGAGTTTTATGGGGATTTTGATGGGAAATTCCACAAAAGCTTGGGGCTTGACAAGGATCTCTCTGCTGCATTGCTCGGGCCTCGGTCTGAGAG ATGGTCGGCTTATGTAGAAGATGGTAAGGTTAAGGCGGTGAACGTGGAAGAAGCACCATCTGACTTCAAGGTTTCGGGGGCAGAAGTCATCTTAGgacaaatctaa